The following are encoded together in the Monodelphis domestica isolate mMonDom1 chromosome 5, mMonDom1.pri, whole genome shotgun sequence genome:
- the JAZF1 gene encoding juxtaposed with another zinc finger protein 1 isoform X3, whose protein sequence is MGQGWALPPMQPSESTLCWPRGMFLCFSWVGLVSGERPGDSLLGAPSRESFPCTEIKRPQKEYRTEGRGWTSRNGKDEENCGLLAKTNSCLVGETLGKEGTPREKFVYGQREDRQPTSAATIGPASSLLFQRWLGRDEPIHSEQATTLQRPLIPHHGVASPPQGIMGSAPWFSKGTECQRHQVPRQERPQNTDPCP, encoded by the exons ATGGGGCAGGGATGGGCCCTCCCCCCTATGCAGCCATCTGAATCTACACTCTGCTGGCCAAGGGGGATGTTTTTATGCTTCAGTTGGGTCGGACTAGTAAGTGGGGAAAGACCAGGTGACAGCTTGTTGGGGGCTCCGTCGAGGGAATCCTTTCCATGCACTGAAATAAAGAGGCCACAGAAGGAATACCGGACTGAGGGACGGGGCTGGACAAGCAGGAACGGGAAGGATGAAGAAAATTGTGGCCTTTTGGCAAAAACTAATAGCTGTCTTGTAGGGGAGACTCTGGGCAAGGAAGGGACCCCCAGAGAAAAGTTTGTTTATGGTCAGAGGGAAGACCGCCAACCCACATCCGCCGCCACCATCGGTCCCGCTTCCTCTCTCCTGTTCCAGCGCTGGCTGGGCAGAGATGAGCCCATCCATTCCGAGCAGGCCACGACATTGCAGCGGCCTTTAATCCCACACCACGGGGTAGCATCTCCTCCCCAGGGGATCATGGGGTCCGCACCCTGGTTCTCCAAGGGCACAG AATGTCAACGGCATCAAGTACCACGCCAAGAACGGCCACAGAACACAGATCCGTGTCCGTAA